Part of the Venturia canescens isolate UGA chromosome 2, ASM1945775v1, whole genome shotgun sequence genome is shown below.
ACCgtgtcgaaaaaataaaagacaaaGTGTTTACTAACTAAATTAACtgatgaatttctttttagCATCTTTTTCCATAAATCAactctatttttttcccactGTAAAATGTCCTATGGAGTTGACAGATGGGAGCGGTTACTGTATATGCGTTTACCTTTGAATGAATGCTGCTATCCCCACTTCAAAATCTTTTGCCGAAATGGTGACCTCAACGTCAACGATTTTATGTAAAAAGcatataaaaaataagtttaaaAACGAAAGGTGAAGGTTCGAAGTAAAAGTTTGGTGGGTCCATCATCGGCAGAAATTACAATATTCGTAAATGACAGTAGAGAGGCCGAACCAGTTCGAGGCACTGGCACAAGACGACAAGACCACACTCTGTCGAAAATTCCGGAGAAAAATCAGCCACCGTTGCACTCGATTATTGTAATCATTTcactcaacaaaatttttatttcgagttttCTTCTGAACGACGAAATTACGAAGGAAGAGAAGATTATTAGGAACGAAAGAGTTTTGTCAGAATAAGGAAACGGAATTGTATCGAGCCTCGCGCTGCATGTGAATAATCGCTATAACAACCGAAGAAATTCATCTCGGtgcatttattttataaaatcctGTCGATCAGCGTGTGGGGGCGATAGTGATAGCAGCCAGCGTGTAGTAGTAGTGGTAACAGaatagtaagaaaaaaaaagcagcgaTACTTAGCGCGCTTTCCAGCTGTGCGAGAAGATGAGCTACTGcgttgaataaaatttaaaaaactccaGCGTGGTTGTCACCCGTGTGTTGTGACAGCCATCTCCGATGCGTGTCAATTATTGTTTCCGAAGCATATCGATGGGTACATAACGAGTAgactattttgaaattttgctgCGTCAGAGGaagagaagagagcgagagaacgaaagacacaaagaggaagaaaaaagaaagcaaaAGATATAAAACGTTGACCCAAACCAACCGGACTTGCTCGcgggcttttttttttacaccccAACGCGATTGTAACCTCAAAAACGGGTCGTCAGTTTGTTCGCCGAAGCGCGTCGATGCTACACGAGTTCTATAGATTTTTATATCACGGCTTCGCGGGACTCTCTCATGTTTTACAAGTTTTTTTCGACGCGAATgaacgtttgaattttgattcTTAGCGGCACGACTGTGTACAGCGAGATAAATAAATACGAACAGAGGAAGAGGCcttgaaagagaaagagagtgagagctCGATGGAGGCCTTCAAAGAAGCGGCCTCACGCTGCAGCGCTTCCGGAGAACCCAATAAACCAGCTAAAAAGTCTTGGTCCGAACTCCGGGGAGTCGTACGAGATTTTAGACGAAGATTGTCTGGTGTTTCTGATGCCTCTGTACCCGACGATGTTACCTTTAGATCACTGCCGGATGGAAGGTGAAATTGTGACCCACGACTCTGATCGAATCATCAATTTTATCCAACTTTAATGATGCTTTTTTTAACTCCTCTTTCCCAGGacgagaatttattttttggggACTCCTAACAACGCTTGGGAAACTACCCTCCTATATGTCGACGTAGGTCTCTCCGATCATCCCAACGGCTACAGACTCCATTGGCTTCCTGTCATCGAAGCTAATTTCCAAGGGTAtccaccaattttttttactcttataCCATCAGAAATTATACTAATTAAAAGCAAACCTCAAGAGAAATTGCAAGTTATcaagctttttttcatcatggtAATGCTCTAATATATTCTATTgtctgaaaattgatgaataacTGAGGAAATCACACCACTGCTCTGTATTCCCAGTCCGAAAtgcaaaaaccaaaaattcattcaacaaCGTAAGTCTTCATTGATGCCAGTCTGGGGTTTCCTCAAACATTTAGTGAGTAccattaataaaaatgaacctCAATTTCCTGTCATTCATTAACTTTTCTGTCAAAAACATGACACGGAATACTTTCTTTTGCCAAAATCATTATGTTATTGGTACTCTAAATTTGATGCAACTCGAGTGTTTTTTATTGGCCATATTTTGTTTATCAGAAATGCAGTCCCGTGGTGctatttttgttcttttttcagTATTCAGCCAATGAAATTACCCATCCATAATTTTGCGACAAgcgaagaatttcaattcataaaaatcaaaaacatgCTTTGAACGTGCCAAAACTTGAATAAAATGTTccaataaagaaaaagatagagaagaCTGCTCGGAAAGATTTCCTGCACAAAATAATACTTCACTAGAAAATAATGGGGGATAATTGATACCCAGTGTTGCTGAAATTTATCAATTCATCGATTCATTCACTTTATTGTTGTCGTATTGATAttccaatcatttttcttccataagCGTGTCCGGCATCAATAGGCTGTCTCGAGAAGAGCAATTATtgtgggagagaaaaagactgaCCACATGGGGTATTACCAGCTATGAGATTCATCCGGAAAGTGGAAAAATCGTGTTTCCAGCAGCCAGTAGTCTTTATCAATGTGTCGATACAGGTTATGCGGTTAGTTTTCAATTgtctgaaaaattaaaatttttctgcctgaaatttttctgaaaaatgtAACACAATGAATGGAAAATCAGAAATTTCTCTTATCATTTTTATGAGATTCAATGATATGTCGGAGCACATTTTGAAACATTGAATCATTCTCAGCAAATggataaacgtgaaaaaaaaaccacgtctatctaaaatgacaaaacaAGACATTCATTaaaaagcgggaaaaaaaatctcctaACGCTTTCGTAATCGAAAATACAGGAACTTTGAAAgatattatgaaaaatcaatatttatgGTATCTCAAAAACTGTTGAACTTCTTCGATTTTGGAGAGATTATTAATCACAAAATTAATTGAACGTATTATGTCAGGCTGGACCTCTGTTTCCGTCGGAATTGAGAATTTCGACACCGGGAGCAAAATTATGTCCTCAAATCTGCCCATGGAACAACGCCCTAATTGCTTATACGTGCTCGGGTGACTTGTACCTATCGCACGGTATCACCGGATCGTCAGTACGTTTAACTCACGCTCGAAAAGGTGGCAGAAACCTGTCGGAAGATCCGCTAACAGCAGGGACCCCGTCATACGTGATGCAAGAAGAATTCATGAGGTTCGAAACTAATATATTCGAGTGATTCTCTTCGTGCTGAAATATGCAACAAAACGTGCATAATTGAaatgcaacaaaattttttttccgtattGCTTAACAAGTATATACAAATTTTAGTccagaataaaacaaaaaaaaattcaaataacgaAGTGGTGAATCTGAAGAATTTTATTGATGCGTTTCAATGGTGCTTACCTCAATCATGTAGCTtccgaaaattccaaattcacTATTTTGTCTGATTAATCGTATTTGCGTGCTTTTTTAAATCGAGCAGATACATCGGCTATTGGTGGCAGCCAAAATCAAACGACGGGGTGTACAGAATAGTTTATGAGGAAGTGGACGAGAGTgacgtgaaaatattttgtttcccTTCGGCCTCGAGCTATCCTTCGACTCTGAACACTGGTGACGTGGATGAGTTTCGATTTCCTCGAGCGGGCACGTGCAACGCAAAGAGTAATCTAAAAATGGTACAATTTCGGACGACCGAGGCACATCGGATAGTCGACATAGAGATATTAGAGTTGCAATATCCTCTCCACACGATGTTTCCCTGGATGGAATATTTGGTGAGGGTTGGTTGGACGCCGGACGCCCAGTAGTGAGTATCTCGattctcttttattttgtcaaaggagaaaaaataaaacttaacGCAGTTGGTCAGCGTGTGGGTTCAGCTGCTTGACAGGAAACAGCAGAGGCTCGAGTTGGTTCTTTTGTCGATCGACAACTTTTCGGAACCTCCACCAAATGTTTACAACTCGGAGAATCATTTCACACCGTCCTCAGCGAGTGTCAGAGTTTTGTATTCTGAGCGAAGCAACATTTGGATAAACGTCAATGATCTTTTGTACTTTTTACCATCGGACGACCCAACCCGGATGAAATTCATTTGGGGAAGCGAAGAAACTCAATTCATGCATCTTTATTTAATTACATCGAGCATAGCTGGtgagtttttattccattATTGACATGTGTTGTTGGATACTGTAAACAAATTTGCGTCTCGTCTCCCCTGTACTTAATCGATCATTGTCGATCTCTGTCGAATCAAGGATTAAGCAACGGAGTCGAAGAGCCGCTCGACCGTTTGGACAGCGCCTATTTGCAACCCCGTGTAATATCTAAGATAGCGATAACTCAAGGCGACTGGCAAGTTCTACGTCGAAAATTGTGGGTCGACGAGGCTAATTCGATCGTTTATTTCGCTGGTTTGCGGGAAGGACCTCTCGAGCAGCACGCTTACGCGGTCTCACTCCGTCGACCCTTGGAAATTCGTCTTTTGACCAGACCAGGATCCAGTtacaataatatttatttcaacaaGGACTGTACGATGATGGTGACGGTGCACAGCTCGATCAAAACCTCGCCGTCATGTCAGGTTGCAAACGTCTAGCCgtatacacattttttcatttaatttctcgcttttttttctccttcttcaaTACCGTATTACTACGTGGCGTTAGTAACCTTAATTTATGttgttttttgtcattttgaaattgcagGTTTTCAGAATAACGCAAACCGATCGAACCGTAGACGGTATTACGTTAACAGGACTCGGGTATCTCGTCGAGCCGACGGTCCCAGAAACTGAATTGTTCGCTCCGAGCATATACGCCCACAAAATAACATCCGGTGATACGATATACTCAATGATCTTCAAACCTCACAATTTTCAACGTTCCGTCAAGTATCCAACAGTACTGCAAATTTATGGCGGCCCGGATGTCCAGCTCGTTACAAATACGTTTAAAGTATGATTGACCAATTTTCTACAATCATCCGTACGATCTTTAACCCGAATTTCTCGTTCACTGTTCAATCTCCTTTTTTGAAGGGAATGAGACACTTCCGATTTCACATGCTGGCTGCAGAAGGCTACTGCGTTGTTCTCATAGACTCAAGGGGCTCGAAAAATCGAGGTCTTGGCTTCGAGAGTCACATACGAAAGAAAATGGGCACCGTCGAATTGAGCGATCAGGTCGAAGTGCTTAGATTATTAGCTGAAAAAACTGGATACATCGATCTTGACCGAGTCGCCCTTCATGGATGGTCCTACGGTGGTTATCTCAGTCTTATGGGCATAATACATTATCCAGAAGTATTTAAGGTGACTATGCAATGATCTGCACATGCGACGGTGATAATTTGTGGTATCTTCGAAACAGCGTTTTCAAATATGGAATGTTTGTTCTCACAGATCGCAATCGCGGGTGCGCCCGTAACCTGTTGGAATTTGTACGACACCGGATACACCGAGCGTTACATGGATCTTCCACAGGACAATTATCCCGGTTACGTAAATGGCTCGGTGCTAACTTACGTCAACAAGTTTCCGGACGACGTGAATCGTTTGTTGATTATACACGGCCTCATAGACGAGAACGTTCACTTCTTTCACACTAGCGAATTGATAAACGCCCTTATTAAAACCGGGAAGCCGTACCAACTTCAGGTGTATCCAACGGAGAGGCATAGCTTGAGAAATTTAGATGCAACCAGACATTACGAGACGACTCTTCTCTCGTTTCTTCAAAATAACCTATGATGAGATTTTTACcgtttataattaatatatttaaaaCAATGTTATCGTTCCTCGCGCGATTTAACGAAAAACTCCCCACCGTCTCCACCGAGTCGGATGGGCGCgcacgagttttttttattcgagaaaGAATACTGGATATTCTTGAGGTTGCTCGGAGTGGCAATATACACGAGGAAGCAATGACTGTTAGTAGCGGAGATATCCTCGAATCTCTAATatttggggaaaaaatattccgAGCTGTTGCCAAATGAATGGGGGCAATGGTGTTTTCCCGCAAAAAAATACGTCAGAAATTTTAGGAGCTCGTCGAAATACATTCAAAATTCACTGGAAGTGCTGAAACATTTCAAAGTTGAATTACATCACACAATCAGAAAAAGCAGCAActattatcctgaaattattCAGGACGTGatccaaaatttaaaattctgAGAGAATCCCGGTTGAGAAAAGTTTTCACTGTGACTAGTGTAACTTTTGTCGGAatgatttatttctaaatattAACGACTCGAGTGAGACTTCTACGTTAATAGTCATTGCTTCATCCagtataaataaaacaatggtcaccctttctttcgttttgttttctccCGCCcacgtttttctctttccgaAATAAGCACAAccacaattgaattttcagtaTGCATATGAACTCGAGAGAATAAGTATTCTTCCATTGCATAGTACGCGCGCTTCTCCGTCTCGTTCGAGAATATTTCAAGGGATATTTTCACTGCGGTTCGACCCTGTTGTCCTTGTTGTTTCGGTGCTTTATTCCCGGTTCAttcagttttcttttcttttattttgttgcTATTACCTACTGCCTTCATTCACTAATGTTGGTCCACCATATCCAATTGCCTCAACAACAGTATTAAACTCGTGATTATTGCACCGCTCGCAAGAATTACGCAAAAGTTGGTATTAAGGATAGATCGACCTACCGAGAGTGACTTgcgaataagaaaaaacaaacgaacgagagacaattttttaattcgtatCAAGAAAGGCAAATTAATAGCTACTgttatcgagattttttcaagCAAGGTATACTGTGATTCATGTGTGCTTGTtcgtttgtgtgtgtgtgtgtgcgtacgagcgagcgagaaaaaaaaaagaaacgcagAAAGAAAATCGATGTGTAGGGTCAATATTTCTTTCGTAGGAACGCTCAGAGTCAAGAATCAGAAttcggtataaaaaaaaagtatataaatatatataatatttcatTGTAAAAAAGTAACCG
Proteins encoded:
- the LOC122406586 gene encoding dipeptidyl peptidase 9; the encoded protein is MEAFKEAASRCSASGEPNKPAKKSWSELRGVVRDFRRRLSGVSDASVPDDVTFRSLPDGRTRIYFLGTPNNAWETTLLYVDVGLSDHPNGYRLHWLPVIEANFQGVSGINRLSREEQLLWERKRLTTWGITSYEIHPESGKIVFPAASSLYQCVDTGYAAGPLFPSELRISTPGAKLCPQICPWNNALIAYTCSGDLYLSHGITGSSVRLTHARKGGRNLSEDPLTAGTPSYVMQEEFMRYIGYWWQPKSNDGVYRIVYEEVDESDVKIFCFPSASSYPSTLNTGDVDEFRFPRAGTCNAKSNLKMVQFRTTEAHRIVDIEILELQYPLHTMFPWMEYLVRVGWTPDAQYVWVQLLDRKQQRLELVLLSIDNFSEPPPNVYNSENHFTPSSASVRVLYSERSNIWINVNDLLYFLPSDDPTRMKFIWGSEETQFMHLYLITSSIAGLSNGVEEPLDRLDSAYLQPRVISKIAITQGDWQVLRRKLWVDEANSIVYFAGLREGPLEQHAYAVSLRRPLEIRLLTRPGSSYNNIYFNKDCTMMVTVHSSIKTSPSCQVFRITQTDRTVDGITLTGLGYLVEPTVPETELFAPSIYAHKITSGDTIYSMIFKPHNFQRSVKYPTVLQIYGGPDVQLVTNTFKGMRHFRFHMLAAEGYCVVLIDSRGSKNRGLGFESHIRKKMGTVELSDQVEVLRLLAEKTGYIDLDRVALHGWSYGGYLSLMGIIHYPEVFKIAIAGAPVTCWNLYDTGYTERYMDLPQDNYPGYVNGSVLTYVNKFPDDVNRLLIIHGLIDENVHFFHTSELINALIKTGKPYQLQVYPTERHSLRNLDATRHYETTLLSFLQNNL